One region of Choristoneura fumiferana chromosome 3, NRCan_CFum_1, whole genome shotgun sequence genomic DNA includes:
- the LOC141426399 gene encoding uncharacterized protein isoform X2 has protein sequence MRAVPTAKSISGKYIPAKGKLVDKVRNLLYISGEKHRRPKSTQRIPENELENEPKNLSLMIDAAHDDDCLWLKNNNEPWDEVVLRWKKTRKYRIGQEHIFPTIHDFLENWPILKDAKGHVLINLDFEEMYEEQSLNFFKNWHFFFEKLLKLKQDQIKNETGLSLLETLFALKDDDKKIPVQITLLGYLIPPKGRISRKIKFSSTEVIESLIVRTDDAGNIDTIIKKKKEKSASRVLQSVQPYILVLGKLHDFSALYIVIDDVKYSFESAAKAFDVLFKIYHVLHAKYPDAANYLYLVIQKKVYDINTQYDTVPPHIIEILNLS, from the exons ATGAGAGCGGTTCCAACTGCAAAGTCTATCAGTGGAAAATATATTCCGGCTAAAGGCAAATTAGTTGATAAAGTTCGGAACCTGCTGTATATATCTGGAGAGAAACACCGGAGGCCAAAATCAACACAGAGAATACCAGAAAATGAGCTGGAGAATGAGCCGAAAAATCTTTCCTTGATGATAG ATGCTGCTCACGATGACGACTGTTTGTGGTTGAAAAATAACAATGAGCCATGGGATGAGGTCGTCTTGAGATggaaaaaaactagaaaatacAGGATAGGACAGGAACACATTTTTCCAACAATACACGATTTTTTGGAAAATTGGCCAATATTAAAAGATGCCAAAGGACATGTGCtg ATTAATTTGGATTTTGAGGAAATGTATGAAGAACAAtcattaaatttctttaaaaattggcactttttctttgaaaagcTCCTGAAGTTGAAACAAGACCAAATTAAAAATGAGACTGGGCTTTCATTATTGGAGACATTGTTTGCTTTAAAAGACGATG ataaaaaaattccAGTACAAATTACATTACTGGGATACCTTATTCCGCCTAAGGGGAGGATATCTCGAAAGATAAAGTTTTCGTCAACGGAGGTGATAGAAAGCCTGATTGTTCGCACAGAC GACGCCGGAAACATCGAcacaattatcaaaaaaaaaaaagaaaaatctgcatCGCGAGTATTACAGTCCGTCCAGCCCTATATCCTTGTGCTCGGAAAGTTGCACGACTTTTCGGCACTTTACATTGTCATTGACGATGTAAAATACTCCTTTGAGTCTGCAGCTAAGGCTTTCGACGTactgtttaaaatttaccacgtgctACATGCGAAATACCCAGATGCTGCGAATTACTTATATCTCGTAATACAAAAAAAGGTATATGACATTAATACTCAATATGACACAGTTCCGCCACACATAATAGAAATTTTAAACCTGAGCTAA
- the LOC141426399 gene encoding uncharacterized protein isoform X1 — protein MMSKLRAEDYNLIAARIVSLFPSENIGTYFMRAVPTAKSISGKYIPAKGKLVDKVRNLLYISGEKHRRPKSTQRIPENELENEPKNLSLMIDAAHDDDCLWLKNNNEPWDEVVLRWKKTRKYRIGQEHIFPTIHDFLENWPILKDAKGHVLINLDFEEMYEEQSLNFFKNWHFFFEKLLKLKQDQIKNETGLSLLETLFALKDDDKKIPVQITLLGYLIPPKGRISRKIKFSSTEVIESLIVRTDDAGNIDTIIKKKKEKSASRVLQSVQPYILVLGKLHDFSALYIVIDDVKYSFESAAKAFDVLFKIYHVLHAKYPDAANYLYLVIQKKVYDINTQYDTVPPHIIEILNLS, from the exons ATGATGAG TAAACTAAGAGCAGAGGATTACAACTTGATTGCAGCAAGGATTGTATCTCTCTTTCCAAGCGAAAACATTGGGACTTATTTCATGAGAGCGGTTCCAACTGCAAAGTCTATCAGTGGAAAATATATTCCGGCTAAAGGCAAATTAGTTGATAAAGTTCGGAACCTGCTGTATATATCTGGAGAGAAACACCGGAGGCCAAAATCAACACAGAGAATACCAGAAAATGAGCTGGAGAATGAGCCGAAAAATCTTTCCTTGATGATAG ATGCTGCTCACGATGACGACTGTTTGTGGTTGAAAAATAACAATGAGCCATGGGATGAGGTCGTCTTGAGATggaaaaaaactagaaaatacAGGATAGGACAGGAACACATTTTTCCAACAATACACGATTTTTTGGAAAATTGGCCAATATTAAAAGATGCCAAAGGACATGTGCtg ATTAATTTGGATTTTGAGGAAATGTATGAAGAACAAtcattaaatttctttaaaaattggcactttttctttgaaaagcTCCTGAAGTTGAAACAAGACCAAATTAAAAATGAGACTGGGCTTTCATTATTGGAGACATTGTTTGCTTTAAAAGACGATG ataaaaaaattccAGTACAAATTACATTACTGGGATACCTTATTCCGCCTAAGGGGAGGATATCTCGAAAGATAAAGTTTTCGTCAACGGAGGTGATAGAAAGCCTGATTGTTCGCACAGAC GACGCCGGAAACATCGAcacaattatcaaaaaaaaaaaagaaaaatctgcatCGCGAGTATTACAGTCCGTCCAGCCCTATATCCTTGTGCTCGGAAAGTTGCACGACTTTTCGGCACTTTACATTGTCATTGACGATGTAAAATACTCCTTTGAGTCTGCAGCTAAGGCTTTCGACGTactgtttaaaatttaccacgtgctACATGCGAAATACCCAGATGCTGCGAATTACTTATATCTCGTAATACAAAAAAAGGTATATGACATTAATACTCAATATGACACAGTTCCGCCACACATAATAGAAATTTTAAACCTGAGCTAA